From a region of the Kwoniella mangroviensis CBS 8507 chromosome 1 map unlocalized Ctg01, whole genome shotgun sequence genome:
- a CDS encoding TATA-box-binding protein, giving the protein MSGLALPTASSSSSSALNKASEPLKDDERLDGEGEVLSRVPNKAISSVPEITSVQGLVPTLQNIVATVNLECRLDLKTIALHARNAEYNPKRFAAVVMRIRDPKTTALIFASGKMVVTGAKSEDDSRLASRKYARIIQKLGFDAKFAEFKIQNIVGSCDVKFPIRLEGLAFSHGAFSSYEPELFPGLIYRMMKPKVVLLIFVSGKIVLTGAKVREEIYMAFNQIYSVLVEFRKEA; this is encoded by the exons ATGTCAGGCCTAGCTCTTCCCAccgcatcttcctcatcttcatcggcCCTCAACAAAGCATCTGAACCACTGAAGGACGACGAGAGGttagatggtgaaggtgaagtgtTGAGCAGGGTACCGAATAAGGCTATCTCGAGTGTACCGGAGATAACCTCTGTGCAGGGGTTGGTACCGACCTTACA GAATATAGTCGCAACTGTAAATTTGGAATGTCGTTTGGATTTAAAGACTATAGCTTTGCATGCTAGAAATGCGGAATACAatccaaag CGTTTCGCCGCCGTCGTCATGCGAATCCGAGATCCCAAAACGACTGCTCTGATCTTCGCTTCGGGAAAAATGGTAGTGACAGGTGCGAAATCCGAGGACGATTCGAGATTGGCTTCGAGGAAATACGCGAGGATAATTCAGAAGTTGGGATTCGATGCGAAGTTCGCTGAATTCAAGATTCAGAATATCGTTGGAAGTTGTGATGTGAAGTTCCCTATCAGGTTGGAAGGATTGGCATTTAGTCATGGTGCTTTCAGTAGTTATGAACcggag CTCTTCCCAGGTCTTATCTACAGAATGATGAAACCCAAAGTTGTACTTCTTATCTTCGTATCTGGTAAAATCGTCTTGACAGGTGCTAAAgtgagagaagagatttACATGGCGTTTAATCAGATCTATTCGGTGTTGGTCG AATTCCGAAAAGAAGCATAG
- a CDS encoding 60S ribosomal protein uL11, translating to MPPKFDPSEVKIIYLRATGGEVGASSALAPKIGPLGLSPKKVGEDIAKATSDWKGLRVTCQLTIQNRQATVSVVPSASSLVIKALKEPPRDRKKEKNIKHSGNVPLDQIYDIARKMAHKSFAKSLTGGVLEILGTAQSVGCTVDGKPPHDIIDAIHDGEIVVPDE from the exons ATGCCTCCCAAGTTCGACCCATCCGAGGTTAAG ATCATCTACCTCAGAGCTACCGGTGGTGAAGTCGGTGCCTCTTCCGCTTTGGCTCCCAAGATCGGTCCTCTTGGTTTG TCCCCAAAGAAGGTCGGTGAAGATATCGCCAAGGCCACCTCTGACTGGAAAGGTCTCCGAGTCACTTGTCAATTGACCATCCAAAACAG ACAAGCTACCGTCTCCGTCGTCCCATCCGCTTCCTCCCTCGTCATCAAAGCCCTCAAAGAACCCCCTAGAGACcgaaagaaggagaagaacatcaAACACTCTGGTAACGTCCCTCTTGACCAAATCTACGAT ATCGCCCGAAAAATGGCCCACAAGTCATTCGCCAAATCCCTCACCGGCGGTGTATTAGAGATCCTCGGTACCGCTCAATCAGTGGGATGTACCGTCGACGGTAAACCACCTCACGACATCATCGATGCTATCCACGATGGTGAGATCGTCGTTCCCGATGAGTAA
- a CDS encoding 60S ribosomal protein eL15 — protein sequence MGAYKYLAELYTKKQSDVLQFVSRVRCWEYRQLAVIHRASRPSRPDKARRLGYKAKQGYLIYRVRVRKGNRKKPVPKGATYGKPVRQGVNHLKYQRGLRSTAEERVGRRCGNLRVLNSYWVNQDGVYKYYEVILVDPSHKAIRRDARINWIVNPVHKHRESRGLTAEGKKNRGLGKGSKHNHQPGRSTWKKHNTLSLRRYR from the exons ATGGGTGCCTACAAGTACCTTGCCGAGCTCTACACCAAGAAGCAATCCGACGTCTTACAATTCGTCTCTCGAGTTAGATGTTGGGAATACAGACAGCTCGCCGTCATCCACAGAGCTTCTAGACCTTCTAGACCAGACAAGGCCAGAAGATTGGGATACAAGGCCAAGCAAGGTTACTTGATCTACCGAGTCAGAGTTAGAAAGGGTAACAGGAAGAAGCCCGTACCCAAGGGTGCCACCTACGGTAAACCCGTTAGACAAGGTGTCAACCACTTGAAATACCAAAGAGGTCTTAGATCAACTGCTGAGGAGAGAGTTGGACGAAGATGTGGTAACTTGAGAGT TCTCAACTCTTACTGGGTTAACCAAGATGGTGTTTACAAATACTACGAAGTTATCCTTGTCGA CCCCTCCCACAAAGCCATCCGACGAGACGCCCGAATCAACTGGATCGTCAACCCCGTCCACAAACACCGAGAATCCAGAGGTCTCACCGCCgaaggaaagaagaacagaGGTTTGGGCAAGGGTTCAAAACACAATCACCAACCTGGACGATCCACCTGGAAGAAACACAACAC CCTCTCTCTCCGACGATACCGATAA